The sequence ATGAATAGATGTATGCACAGTACACTCAGCTCGAGCTCCATTCACCCTGCTGGCTGGGGTTTTGGGGACAATCCTACGGATATCTTGGCATTGGGAAGGGGGTACCCAAGCTCCTACCATCCCCTGGCAGCCCACTTCCTAGCTCTGGAAGGGGGTACTGAGAGTTGCTTTGGTCACCAAAGCCCACTAGGGCATCAGGGCCTCTCCATTAAGTGCTCACCCACCTTGACCTCTCTTCTATGGTCCAGCCTCTGGACTTTGCTTAAGTTCCTTCCAATATATCTTCCAAGCCTCCTTCATCTGAAGTCACCTCCTCCTGAAATTGGTCCAGTTTGGGAACTCTCCTCAGGCTGTCTACCTGACCTACAGAAACAAGTACCCTCAACTGCTTATTGATCACAGACAATTCCAGGAATTTCTCTTAGGATCATTCCCGCCCTGTGCCTGCAGAGCACCTCCTTGCTCTATATTGTCATCTCCCAAGGAGCACTCACAGCCCTCTCTCCCACAGTTCAGTCCTCTGATGTCAGCCCCATCCCAAGACACCTCAGCTGGCTGTTTTGCTGCCAGGATCTCATTTCAACGCCTCCACAATCCAGTGAGGTCAGATTCATAATCATCTCACTTTATGAAGAAGAAAGCTGGGATTCCAAGAGGAAAAGCGGGTTCCAGGTACATGACTGGCAAGTACTCTTCTGGGATCCACTTCATCACCGTCATCATCATGACTATAATTTCTTAAAGTACTGACTGTAacgtaagcagattctttaccatctgagccacaagggaagccctaatgatcCACTGAAGGATGCTAAATTTAATGGGTCAAATTTAAGCAGAAATGGGATATTTTCACAGTTTCAGAGTATCTCCCTTAATGTATTTAACAATTACAAagagtaaaatattaattttagtatCAATCCAACAGATACTACCCTAGACAGTGGTCAAGGTGACATTACCAGTTAAACATATCAACCTCATGAAGTCCTGGGGGAGGGCAGTGCATAGAGGAAAGCATATGTCAGTTCTCTGGTGTTTCCCCCCTGAAAATGCATAACCTCAATATGATCATGAGAAAACCTCAGAGAAGCCCACGCTGATGGACATTCTATAAAAGAGCTGGCTAGTACTCTTCAGATGTGTTAAGACCATAAAAGAGATGGAAGGGAGGAGGAACTGTCACAGATCACAGAGGGGACTAAGGAGACACGACAATTGAATGGGATTCTTCCTGCACTGAATTCCaggacagaaaaaggacattaacaGGCAAATGGATGAAACCTAAATGACTTCTGTTGTTATAACTTTAGTTAATAGTAATGAACCGAGGTTAATTTCTTAGTTCTGATAAGGGTTCTATCATTATGTAAGACGTTGACAAAAGGGAAAGCTGGGAGAAGGACATACGGgaactctgtactatttttgcaacttctgtaagtctaaaattacctcaaaaggaagggaaaaaaaacaccttaaaatAAAGAGGGAGAATGAAGGCTAAGCTAAAATAAGCCTCCTACAGCCCATCTCTCCCACTGGTTACAACTAAAAACTCTggacaaatttttttctttttttttttttttttggacaaatttttaaaaagcaactacTTAAGAGAACATGGTAAAGTAAATAAAAGCAGATtggagtgaaaagtcaaaatCCGAAGAATAACCCACAAAGCAGGTGAGTGAAAACTCACTACCAGGTGAGTTTCCTGgtaaatttttttcctgtatcttcTTGCTTAGACCCAGGATACTTTAAATCAGAAAACCCCACATCTGATACAGGCAGCACACACTcccacagagaagcccagcactctggtcagagaagaggaaaaatgggCCTCCAGAAGCTGGAGGGTGTAATGAAACTCCTTGTTATTACTTTTGTTTAATCATTGCTCTCAACTGGCCCTGCTGCAGGGCAGCCCCAGTCTGCTTTACAGTTCCAATGCCTTTGAGAGAAAAGTCTGAGAAAACCCAcccctggagaaaagaacttGGAAAAGAACCGCTGAGTGTAAATAGTGTGGGgcaaatcttcattttttttgtcttttggttttttggtGCTTTGCTCCGAAGGTAAGCCCAGCGGTGAGGAATTGTATGACAGTGCTGGTGGTTAGCATTCTGAGAGAACTTTATATTTCTGACCAGAGGACCAGAAAAACAGGTCTGTGGAGCCAGAGAATGTACGTATAATCCTGGTGACGAgagaatggataaaggaaatccTCCAATTCTATGTTGAACCAGCACAAGTCCTGGGCTCAACCCCAAGCTGAGCCTATGTGGAAGACACCCTAAGAAGAGTGAGAAAATCTTTTGAGTATTGACACCATGTAAACCATTGCCCAAGTCCCAGACTAACCTTTACATCAGGCAGAACCAAACCACATAGGAAAGCTTTGAAAGTAAAACTGATATTAGAATCACTGCCAGTAGAAGGTGATAAAGAACACGTAGTCCGAACCTATCCGATTTTGcgtactactaaaaaaaaaaaaaaaaaaaaatccagagactTTTACCAGTATCTAGAGTCTCATAATATTGAAAATGTTCAGGATACAATACAAAGTAAGGCACATCCAACCAATTCTCAAAGCAAAAGACAATCAGTAGATTCCAACcatgaaaagacccagatgttggGATTGTCAGACAGAGACTTCAAAGCAGCTATTATAAGAGCACACTGTGAAGGGAAAATGGATACTTTAGAATGAATGGGAAAACAGACGTTCTCAgcagagaaataaaagacatttaaaaagaccaaaaaacagACGGTGTTGGTCAAATGTACAAAGCCTCCATAACACAAGACCAACAAGTTCTGGAGAGCTGTACAGCACAGGACCTGTAGTTAATGTTGTTTTGTATACTTAAAAACTTGCTGAAAGGGTAGATCTTATGTTAATCGCTCTTACCACAAAGAGGAAATCAATATTTTggggggggagggcaggaggaaacttttggaggtgatggataaaTTTATGGCCTTGATTACTGTGGTGAAGGTTTCAGGGGTGCATACTTACCTTCAAACTCATCAAATCGTATACACTAAATATCTGTAGCtttctgtatgtcaattataccttaacAAAACGATTTTCAAAAGAATCATTGAATTATACTAAAAAACCCCCAAAAGGATCAAATGACCAAatgacaattttaaaatgtaagaaatacaATATCTCAGATCTTAAAAATGCACAAGATAGTCTCAATAGTAAAGAGAGATGACAAAGCAAAGACTCAGTAAACCTGAAGCTAGATCAACAGAAGTGGTCCAATCTAAAGAggagtgaatattttaaaaactgaacagacttacggacatgtGGGGAAATATCAAAAGATTTAATATGCATGTCATTTCTGTACCCttaaagatgcaaaaaaaaattttaaagatgccttaaaatttctcaaatttgGTGAAAAACTTAAATTTACAGATTCAAGAAACCGTGGTCGCTCACacagttaaagaatctgcctgcaatgcaggagatccgggttcgatccctgggtctggaagatcccctggagaagggaatggcaatctactccagtattcttgcctgggaaatcccctggacagaggagcctggtgcgctacagtccatggggtcgcaaagagtcagacacgacttagagactgaacagcaaataTTGATTCCAAATAACACTTGGTTACGGTTCCAGTTACTACTGTTGCATGACAAGCCACCTGAAAACAGTGTGTAAAACAGCTGTCTGACGTTAAtggattctgtgggtcaggaattcagaaaGGTCACAGCAGAGGTGTCCCATAATGTCTGGGACCTTAGCTGGGAAGACGCAATGGCTGAACGGGACTTGGTGGCTAGGGACTGGGATTGTCTGAAAATGTACATGGCTAGAAGGCTGTAGGCTGGCACCTCAGCACCGACATATGACTTCTCCCTATGTTCTCTCCACATGGGTTAATTTGGCTTCCTCATGGCATGGTGGCTAGGTTTTAAGACAGAGTATCCTGAGAGAGTCCATGGCATCTTATGATCCAGCTTTGGAAGTCACACAGCATCACTTTTACCATGTCCTATGTTTAAGGCTGTCAAAAAGGTGCATTCAGCTTCAGGGGATGGGGACACAGATGCCACCATTTGATGGCAAGAGGGTCCAGGTCACATTGTAAAGAGAGCATGTGGCATTGGAGATACTGTTAAAGCCACAATAATCGAGACGCTTGTTTGTAGGCCATAGTCTAAGTCTGCGGGTGAGAAGTGAGATGTGTTGCTCCAGTAAGGCCTTCCTGCGTGGAAACAGGCACGTGGGAATAAATGAGtcttgttcttgagaggagcatttCGGCAGAGGGAGGCACAGTTACAAAGGCCCTGCCGTGGGCAAGAGTGGAGTGTGTTCTGAGAACTGAAGGCCAGCATGCCTGGAGTgtgaagggagaggaggggaagtTGATGAGGAGGCTCCATGTGTGGAGTTTGGCAGAGGGAACCTTAAATATCAGGTTAAGGAGATTACTGGAAGGCCAGTGGGTGGTAATGGAGGTTAAAGGATGCCAAGAGGCTGTCCCCACAAAGGCCGGCCCACACGAGGGGGCTTATTCCCATGACCGTGAGACTGGTGAGTTTGAGTTCAGGACATGGCCAGGGGCCCTTACGGCCTGACCTGTGCACCCTCCTTTTGGCCCTGGAAGATCAGGAACAGAAGCTGAAGGCCATTCCACGTTAGTGTGGAGCCCACGTTAGTGTGGGTCCCAGATCCACTGGGATCTGAAGGGACCAATGCCTACCCTGGAGTTGATTTGACGCCCTGCACCACCAGGATCCCACTGCTGCAGCCCTTTGCCAAGTTGGACTGTTCTCTGATGGTCAGAGCAGAGCACTGGGCTGGACCTCAAGCCAATGTCCACACTGCCCATAGCTCCATCCAGAGCTTGGCTTATATGTCACAGCCATGGGTGCCTCTCAGAAAAgccctgctttcagttcagttcagccacccatcatgtctgactctttgtgaccccatggactgcagcttgccaggctgtcctgtccatcagcaactcccagagcttgctcaaactcatgtccatcgagttggtgatgccatccaaccatcacgtcctctgttgtccctttctcttcctgccttcaatctttcccatcatcaggatctttcccagtgagtcagttcttcgcatcaagtggcctaaGTTATTGgcgtttcagattcagcatcagtcctttcaaagaatattcaggactggtttcctttaggatttactggtttgatctccttgcagtccaagggaccctcaagagtctcctccaacaccacagttcaaaagcatctcagctttctttatggtccagctctcacatccatacatgactactggaaaaccatacctttgactatacagacctttgttggcaaagtaatatctgctttttagtatgctgtttaTATTTGTCACTGCCATGGGTGCCTCTCAGAGAAGCTCCCACTTAGACCATCTCATTCACCCTCCTGGTCCCCAAGCAGAGCTTGGGTGTGATTGGCATTACAGAAATATGGAAACCAAGGCCATGGAGGCAGTCAGGAAGAGGGGCTGAAACCAGCAGAGAATGGATCTGAGACTAGAAGCCCAGAAGTGGGCCTCCCAAGCGCTCAGTTTCACCGCCCCTAATATTAACCACAGGGTCCTTTGCATGTCGTTTGTATACACCTGCCCAGCTCACAGGTGGTGGTGATGAGGACTCAGGACCCTAGGCCCCGGGATTCCAATGCAGCAAGTTCTGACTAAACCCCACCCCCGCGCCCCATCTCCTGGCCCAAGGCGAGTTCGGATGCCCTTCCTGCGGTCAGAGTGTGAGGGCCTCGGTGCCGGGATAGGGAAACGCCTTCACCTACTCTGCTTCTGCGATCGCCTGCAACGTGGGGTCTCCAGCTTGCACCTCAAGGACCACCTGGTTGGGGGAAGGACCTGAGTAggctggagggggcggggcctcgggGATCAACGGGGTGAGCCGGTGGGACAGTCAGCGCGAGCGGGCGCGCACTGGAGGGGAGTGGCAGACCTGGCAGGGCCTCGGGGGCGGAtctaggggaaggaggaggggcatTGAGGGGCGGGGTTTGAGTGACTGACAGGGTAGGGGCGTGGCTGGCGCGTGCTGAGGAGACTGCAGTGAGGGAAGGGCTAGGGAGGGGGCGGTACCACAAATGACCGAAAGAACCAGGCAGGAGCCAGGGCGAGGGTTTATCGAGTCTTGGGAAGGCAGTGCCAGAATGACGGACTGGGCAAGGGGGTGGCCCGGGCTGAGCGATTGAGGACGAGCCTCAGGGTAGGGGCGGGGTCGGCGGGCGGGCTAAGCTAGGCGAGCCGGGCACCGCCAGGGATAAATGACGCGGCTGGGACAGGGCGTCATTTGGTGGAATGCTAGCCTACGAGGTAGAGTCCAGAAGAGCGGGCCTGAAGACTGCTCGAGGGACCGGGGAAGGATGACTGGCAGCTCCAGGacgaggaaggagggaggagacgaCGGGCGTAGGTGAGCAGTGTGAGTGACAAGACAGATGGCGGGACCTGGAATAAAGGCCGCTTGTGGGTGGGGCCAAGAGGCCATGAGTGACAACCTCATGGTCCCTTGGGGTCGGCCTCAAACATCTTCCCAGCAACTCTGAGAGGAATTGCTCTTCCGGCTGAACATATAGGGCTTCGTGTATTTCATGCACCAGGTGTAGTGCAGAGACATCAGACCTGCCGGAAGGAGGTTTCGATCTTCCAGGCCACCGGTCCCAATGAAATCCAGCCAAGGGCGTTCACCTGCTTCCGATTGCACCACGTGGGTCTTTCCTAGGGCCAGGAAACCCGCCACTAGCGATTGTCCCCGTGGTAGCCCTGGTTCGGCGTCGGTTCAGACCCGGCCCGCCTGTCCACAGTTGCAGAAGCGCTGTCTAGACTGCTTCCTGGTGTATCTCCGGGTCTTCGATCGACGATCTCCGGGCCTGAGCTGCTGCCCGGAGCCGCCCGGGGCCCTGAAGGCCTCAGAGTTCCTGAATTACAGTGTCTGCTGGGAGTTGGCACGTCAGCCGGCATTCCAGctggagagaaggagagggataGGCTCTTTGTCGTGACCACGCCTCTCTAGTCActggcccctcccccacccggcTGGCCCCACCCACCTAGTGCCTCCGCCCCTGCTCTTCCCTGGCCCCCCTCTAATTCTCAGTCCCCGCCCCTAAGGATAAACCCGGTCCACTCCTACTCTCAGGCTCCGGCTACCCGCCATATCCCGCCCAGTCCTTGGCCTCGTCCCGCGCCCTTCCTCGTCTCAGGCTCCCCATTTTCAATCGGCTCCAGGAGCTCCCAATGGGGCTGGGAATACGAGTCCGCGACGCTTTGTCCAACGCAACAGCCCTCCTTATTTTCGCCTTCGGGTGCTTTCTCTGTATCTCCAAGCTGGGAGAATGAAGGTGGTCCTACATGAAGTCTGAATTGGGCGAGGGGAGAAGGTCGTACCAATGGGATACTGAGGTCGTGGCTCAGGTCTTTGTGTCTGGGCAGAATCTCAGGGGCTCCCTGAATCTGATCGAGTGAGAGCTGTTCCTTTCTGTAATATGGGCTCCCCCCGGGAGGGTTGGAGCCGCAGAGCCTCTCACCTCCCATTCCAGCTGTTTCCGAAATCTCAGCCTGCATTTACATAGAGGACCCCTTGCCCTGAGTGGGCTGTAATACTCTACCTGGAGCCCGCCTTGTGCCCACCAAGGTTCCCAGGGAGGACTCCTACTCCCTGGCCCTGACACCTCCAAGAGATCTGTTTTACAGAAGAGTCTGACTATTCCCAGGTTCCAGGCCTTGAGACACTGCTGGGCATCACCCCCCAGAAGGTCCTGCTGCCCTATGTCAACCTTGAGCCGCCTGGAGCCTGCCATCACCCCATCACCCTCAGCCCTGGGGCCAGCTTCCCAAACAGATGTTCTTTGTCACAACATTACCCCACATCTGGAGACTGGAGTTCCCATAGAGGCAGgagtgggagatggtagaggagAACAGAGGGTCAAGTTCTCTAGATGACTTCTCTTGGGAGGCTTGTGAGCTctggggaaacaggctcagaaatgGCGCTGCTTGGTTGCCATTGAGGCAGCAATAGAGCTGCCACTCACACATCAGCCACTCACTCCAGTGCAACCAGCCTGGAAAGTTCTGATGAGACACCAAGTGTATCCTCCCCAGGCTGCCTGAAGGCGGGTCTTCCCTCTTCTTCTGTCCTTAGGCTTACTCTTCAGGACATCCTGACAGCATCCAAGAGGTGAGGTGATCCTCTTGGGGTTCTCTCAACTCTGGAATCCCCTTGATCAAGGGGAAGGGGGAGCAGCAGTCTCCAGGAGTAAGCAGGGCCAATCCTGGGCACTGGGGTCGCAGACATCCAGGAGACTCCCACACTGCCTTCTCATCTCCCAGAATGGAGGGGGCCTGCATCCTGCCCACTGGAGGATCTCTCTCTTCAAGGTTCATCTGCCTCTGGAGCAGTAAGCCCCTTCTTCCAGGCAGTGGATAGAGTGGGTCGCTATGGCCTCACTGGGCTACAGGAACCCTGATGGATGGGTGGGTCCTCCACACACCTCACTGGACCAGAGCTTGGACACCTAGAAAGCTTTGGCCCCAGGCCACAGAAGGGACTCACAGCCTTCATCCATCAGTCCAGCATCAGTATTCTAACAATCTCAAGCCACATTTACTGAACTCATGTTCTGCTCCAGTAACCACATCATTCCCCCTTTTACCTTTATTGGCCTCCcgtctttaaaataaaatctgagatCCACACCATGACTTCCAAAGCCCTGCTTGGTGTTCTAGTCTCTCTCCAACTTTCTCCTTTACCCATTACAATCTGACCAAGATGTTCTCTCTCTATTCTATGAACACATCTGTGTTTTTCTGCCTTTGGGTCTTTGTCCAGGCCTCTCTCTACTTGGAACTAGATTGTAAGCCCTGTAATGGCAAGGACTGTGTTCACTTTTGTTTATCTCTTAATCCTCACACGTTTAAACAATAGACAATAATGCCAGCTCTAACAGGTCTTAATAAACAGTCCTGGAATAAATGTGCCTGATGCTTTTCTATTGACATATTTAATCTTTACACAAAGAGACTCAGGGAGGTTTAGCCATTTGttaaaggtcacacagctaagagcTGAACCCCAGAGGGAGGCATTTTCACCTGTCATTGTGATTGGGGGCATGAATGCCAGGTGGTATACCACAGGCCATCCCCAAATTCTATCCTTGTAGCTTCCTGCAGCAGGAAGCATTGGGTCTGCGCTCGAAAGCTGGCAAGACTTGGGTCCTCAAAAGCCCTCTGAGAGTATTCCAGGTAGAAGAAACAGCAGTGAGCAGAAGTGTGAAGGCAAGAAGATCCAGTTCCTGGGACAACCAGCTCAGAGGGCTGGGCCAGTCCAGGACACATAGTTGCCTGGACCCAGGGCTCTATCAGCTGGTGGTCTCCAGAGGCCAGACCTGGATGGGCAGGGAAATTGAGGCATGGTGTCAATGTCACTGTGCAATCCCTCTCCCCAGGCTGTGGGTGGGAGCCCCCAGGGACGCGGGCTGGGCGCTCACAGGCAGGACGTTCCCACGCAGGGGCGGCCCTGGGGAAGGCTGTGGGGCGGGCCCCGGGCAGGCGCCAGCGATCCAGTCCCTCTGCAGCCTGTTCTCTGTTGCTTGCTCTGCAGACCTGGGTCGCGTTCTGGCTCTCTCCAAGCTGCAAGGTGAGTGAGTGGCTGGGGAGAGCCTCAGCAGCCCAAACACCGGCCAGTGGGGGATGCGGCTGGGAATCTGGCTTTCATCACCCCGTCAGgacctgtggggtcactgctgtGGAGGATGATCTGGGGGCTGAG is a genomic window of Bos mutus isolate GX-2022 chromosome 13, NWIPB_WYAK_1.1, whole genome shotgun sequence containing:
- the COX4I2 gene encoding cytochrome c oxidase subunit 4 isoform 2, mitochondrial isoform X3 → MPGGIPQAIPKFYPCSFLQQEALGLRSKAGKTWVLKSPLRVFQVEETAVSRSVKARRSSSWDNQLRGLGQSRTHSCLDPGLYQLVVSRGQTWMGREIEAWCQCHCAIPLPRLWVGAPRDAGWALTGRTFPRRGGPGEGCGAGPGQAPAIQSLCSLFSVACSADLGRVLALSKLQGEGQRAVWGQDSPQTTSQMTFRAAWSLTLRQGGLGIRGIHSPGSTGLLIWWQRVYVFRKKPITLTDEWKAQQLQRILDMKGNPVQGLASRWDYERKEWKK
- the COX4I2 gene encoding cytochrome c oxidase subunit 4 isoform 2, mitochondrial isoform X4, which gives rise to MPGGIPQAIPKFYPCSFLQQEALGLRSKAGKTWVLKSPLRVFQVEETAVSRSVKARRSSSWDNQLRGLGQSRTHSCLDPGLYQLVVSRGQTWMGREIEAWCQCHCAIPLPRLWVGAPRDAGWALTGRTFPRRGGPGEGCGAGPGQAPAIQSLCSLFSVACSADLGRVLALSKLQDDLQSCLELDPEARGPWNSRDPQPRKHRSADLVAAGLCVP
- the COX4I2 gene encoding cytochrome c oxidase subunit 4 isoform 2, mitochondrial isoform X2 codes for the protein MPGGIPQAIPKFYPCSFLQQEALGLRSKAGKTWVLKSPLRVFQVEETAVSRSVKARRSSSWDNQLRGLGQSRTHSCLDPGLYQLVVSRGQTWMGREIEAWCQCHCAIPLPRLWVGAPRDAGWALTGRTFPRRGGPGEGCGAGPGQAPAIQSLCSLFSVACSADLGRVLALSKLQGEGQRAVWGQDSPQTTSQMTFRAAWSLTLRQGGLGIRGIHSPGSTVYRLQFHQTFAEMNRRSNEWKTVMGCVFFFCGFTGLLIWWQRVYVFRKKPITLTDEWKAQQLQRILDMKGNPVQGLASRWDYERKEWKK